One genomic region from Carassius auratus strain Wakin unplaced genomic scaffold, ASM336829v1 scaf_tig00033347, whole genome shotgun sequence encodes:
- the LOC113081201 gene encoding heparan sulfate glucosamine 3-O-sulfotransferase 1-like: MANLLSCVLFLSLRTYAAPPEYIQVWPGGSTPTPGDLDNGTVGPSLVPPPGTSKHAPHSIIIGVRKGGTRALLEMLDIHPEVAAAATEVHFFDWDENYAKGFEWYRDQMPYSYPNQITIEKTPGYFTSPVAPARIHAMNSSIRLLLILRDPTERVISDYTQVYFNRLENHKPVQAIENMLVKNGALNTRYKAIQRSFYDVHMRNWLQHFPLEQIHIVDGDTLIHDPLPELQRVERFLHLPPRIVASNFYFNQTKGFYCIRSDGHERCLHESKGRPHPPVNSTVLRQLRSYLRQHNRNFFQLIGRTFNWQ; encoded by the coding sequence ATGGCTAATCTTCTGAGCTGTGTTTTGTTCCTGTCACTCCGGACGTATGCCGCCCCGCCGGAGTACATCCAAGTGTGGCCCGGTGGCTCGACACCAACCCCGGGAGATCTGGACAACGGTACGGTTGGCCCCTCTTTAGTTCCCCCTCCAGGAACAAGCAAACACGCTCCGCACAGCATCATCATCGGCGTGCGGAAAGGAGGCACCAGAGCGTTGCTGGAAATGCTGGATATCCACCCAGAAGTAGCAGCGGCCGCCACTGAAGTCCACTTCTTCGACTGGGACGAGAACTACGCCAAAGGCTTCGAATGGTACCGGGACCAAATGCCCTATTCGTACCCAAATCAGATCACCATTGAAAAGACACCGGGGTATTTCACGTCTCCGGTGGCGCCTGCACGGATCCACGCCATGAACTCTTCCATCAGACTCTTGCTGATCTTGAGAGACCCGACGGAGAGAGTCATATCGGACTATACGCAAGTCTACTTCAACCGCTTGGAGAACCACAAACCCGTACAAGCCATCGAGAACATGTTAGTCAAGAACGGCGCTCTAAACACACGCTACAAAGCCATCCAGCGCAGTTTTTACGACGTCCACATGAGGAACTGGCTTCAGCACTTTCCTCTGGAGCAGATCCACATTGTGGACGGGGATACGCTGATCCACGATCCCTTACCGGAGCTCCAGCGAGTCGAACGCTTCTTGCATCTGCCGCCACGGATCGTGGCGTCCAACTTCTATTTTAACCAGACCAAAGGCTTCTACTGCATTCGCAGCGATGGCCATGAGCGATGCCTGCACGAGTCCAAAGGACGGCCGCATCCACCCGTTAACAGCACTGTTCTGCGACAGCTGCGCTCGTATTTGCGCCAACACAATCGGAACTTCTTTCAGCTCATTGGACGTACTTTTAACTGGCAGTAG